The Streptomyces sp. NBC_01689 genome includes a window with the following:
- a CDS encoding EI24 domain-containing protein codes for MRDLGAGFHYLIQGQRWVARHGKQYGFGLLPGLITLVLYAAALIALALYGEDFVTWATPFADHWTSPWAGLFRGFLTAVLFALALLLAVVTFTAVTLLVGQPFYESLSERVDRDVSPDGTAPESGLPLWRELWISARDSLRIVVRALVWGILLFALGFVPVAGQTVVPVIGFFVTGFFLTEELTAVALQRRRVDLRARLTLLRSRKMLAWGFGTPLGLAFLVPVVAVFLMPGAVAGATLMARDLLGEETGESRADQEDPGNQEDREMGATA; via the coding sequence ATGCGTGATCTCGGGGCAGGGTTCCACTACCTCATACAGGGCCAGCGATGGGTCGCACGGCACGGGAAGCAGTACGGATTCGGCCTGCTCCCCGGGCTGATCACCCTGGTGCTGTACGCGGCGGCACTCATCGCCCTGGCCCTCTACGGCGAGGACTTCGTCACCTGGGCCACCCCCTTCGCGGACCACTGGACGAGCCCCTGGGCGGGCCTCTTCCGGGGCTTCCTGACCGCCGTGCTCTTCGCCCTCGCCCTGCTGCTCGCCGTCGTGACCTTCACCGCGGTCACGCTCCTCGTCGGCCAGCCCTTCTACGAGTCGCTCTCCGAGCGGGTCGACCGCGACGTCTCGCCGGACGGCACCGCTCCCGAGTCCGGGCTGCCGCTCTGGCGCGAGCTGTGGATCTCCGCGCGCGACAGCCTCCGCATCGTCGTACGCGCACTGGTCTGGGGCATCCTGCTCTTCGCCCTCGGCTTCGTGCCGGTCGCCGGGCAGACGGTCGTCCCGGTGATCGGCTTCTTCGTCACCGGCTTCTTCCTCACCGAGGAACTGACCGCGGTGGCCCTCCAGCGCCGCCGCGTCGATCTCCGCGCCCGGCTCACCCTGCTGCGCTCCCGGAAGATGCTGGCCTGGGGCTTCGGCACTCCGCTCGGCCTCGCCTTCCTGGTCCCGGTCGTCGCCGTCTTCCTGATGCCGGGAGCGGTCGCGGGCGCCACGCTGATGGCCCGTGACCTGCTCGGCGAGGAGACGGGCGAGTCCCGCGCGGACCAGGAGGACCCGGGGAATCAGGAGGACCGCGAGATGGGGGCGACGGCGTGA
- a CDS encoding pyroglutamyl-peptidase I family protein — MICKGVRIGLLALTLLTGAEAAPSASAAAHPRAADSGATDSGVTDSATTGPRSPGPATVEEQRLGLAAPQEILRRSGFDSVAPEFARALERTASYARAERLVAQQGARLWRRAVDRAQGRGPARGDLSRDDDRPLYWARLGMTREVRRWEPPFGLSDARRTRLLDTLERTSRGQEDVRRPRAEGVKRILVTGFDPFTLDRDVRISNPSGATALALDGTTIRTADGPARVETVVFPVRWRDFAEGTVERTLRRQLPHMDLFMTVSQGRVGRIDVERTNGAWRGGFPDNENVSVTGTVPVADPASQPQWTSTTLPYARIVAADTGRFPVYDHTSVTEIPAGGTDPVVRPDGPTAGSTARAGGGGDYLSNEIAYRATLLRDRLGLHDSLPGGHVHTPVLEFGAGNTDPSTGAVTDPGFVRNRLDIIAQVRAILTVAAGAEAPGVSGTASTRD, encoded by the coding sequence TTGATCTGCAAAGGCGTTCGGATCGGATTACTCGCACTGACCCTGCTGACGGGGGCCGAGGCCGCCCCCTCCGCGTCGGCCGCCGCACACCCCCGCGCGGCGGACTCCGGCGCGACGGACTCCGGCGTGACGGACTCCGCCACCACCGGCCCCCGCTCCCCCGGCCCCGCCACCGTCGAGGAGCAGCGCCTCGGTCTGGCCGCGCCCCAGGAGATCCTGCGGCGCTCCGGATTCGACTCGGTGGCCCCGGAGTTCGCCCGTGCCCTGGAGCGGACGGCCTCGTACGCGCGGGCCGAGCGGCTGGTCGCACAGCAGGGCGCGCGGCTGTGGCGGCGGGCCGTGGACCGGGCACAGGGACGCGGCCCCGCGAGGGGTGACCTGAGCCGGGACGACGACCGGCCGCTGTACTGGGCGCGGCTCGGGATGACCCGCGAGGTACGGCGGTGGGAACCGCCCTTCGGGCTCTCGGACGCCCGGCGCACCAGGCTGCTGGACACGCTGGAGCGGACCTCGCGCGGCCAGGAGGACGTCCGCCGCCCGCGCGCCGAGGGGGTGAAGCGGATCCTGGTCACCGGGTTCGACCCGTTCACCCTGGACCGCGACGTCCGGATCTCCAATCCGTCCGGGGCCACCGCACTCGCCCTCGACGGCACGACGATCCGGACGGCGGACGGACCCGCGCGGGTCGAGACGGTCGTCTTCCCCGTCCGCTGGCGGGACTTCGCCGAGGGGACGGTGGAGCGGACCCTGCGGCGCCAACTACCGCACATGGATCTATTCATGACGGTCAGTCAGGGACGTGTCGGCCGCATCGACGTGGAGCGCACCAACGGAGCCTGGCGGGGCGGCTTCCCGGACAACGAGAACGTCTCGGTGACCGGCACGGTCCCGGTCGCCGATCCCGCCTCGCAGCCGCAGTGGACGTCGACGACCCTCCCGTACGCGCGGATCGTGGCCGCGGACACGGGCCGCTTCCCGGTGTACGACCACACGTCGGTGACCGAGATCCCGGCGGGCGGAACCGATCCGGTCGTACGTCCGGACGGTCCGACCGCGGGCTCGACGGCGCGTGCCGGGGGCGGCGGTGACTACCTCTCCAACGAGATCGCCTACCGTGCGACGCTGCTGCGCGACCGCCTCGGTCTGCACGACAGCCTGCCGGGCGGCCATGTCCACACGCCCGTGCTGGAGTTCGGCGCCGGGAACACGGACCCGTCGACCGGCGCGGTCACCGACCCGGGGTTCGTGCGCAACCGGCTGGACATCATCGCGCAGGTCCGGGCGATCCTGACGGTGGCGGCGGGTGCCGAGGCGCCCGGCGTCAGCGGGACGGCGAGCACCCGGGACTGA
- a CDS encoding LysR substrate-binding domain-containing protein — MPTGHPLAAERSVRLPQLADADWISGSARPEGTLLDAALRHGFRPRVAHVVAEWTAKLGYVAAGLGVTLVPAPAAGTVRPDVVLLPVRDEGAPARAVYAGAVPGSGHGGVPGRAAGGRGTDSGVTPEARRTGPATPRTLSLPRARGSWRSLVMAYVPSVTRYCGRPEAPHGDGRHELP; from the coding sequence GTGCCCACCGGTCATCCGCTCGCCGCCGAGAGGTCGGTACGGCTGCCCCAACTCGCCGACGCCGACTGGATATCCGGTTCCGCCCGCCCCGAGGGCACCCTTCTGGACGCGGCCCTGCGGCACGGTTTCCGTCCGCGGGTCGCGCACGTGGTGGCCGAGTGGACCGCGAAGCTCGGGTACGTCGCCGCCGGTCTCGGGGTGACCCTGGTCCCGGCACCGGCCGCCGGGACCGTACGACCGGACGTCGTCCTGCTTCCGGTGCGCGACGAGGGGGCACCGGCCCGTGCGGTGTACGCGGGGGCGGTCCCCGGCTCCGGCCACGGAGGCGTTCCTGGGCGCGCCGCGGGAGGCCGCGGCACGGATTCCGGTGTGACCCCGGAGGCCCGTCGCACCGGTCCCGCGACACCGCGCACCCTGTCGCTCCCGCGCGCAAGGGGGTCCTGGAGGTCACTCGTCATGGCGTACGTCCCCTCCGTCACGCGATACTGCGGCCGTCCGGAAGCACCCCACGGCGACGGAAGGCATGAACTCCCTTGA
- a CDS encoding NAD(P)-dependent oxidoreductase: MEKIAFLGLGHMGAAMARRLLDAGHPLTVWNRTAAKADPLVAAGATLAASPADAVRDADVVITMLAGPAALGEVADAVVPQLRPGTYWVEMSTVGPDVVKELAARLGEGVRLVDAPVAGSTDKAAAGQLGILAGGDAAGVERVLAPLGTVTRTGPSGSGAALKLVVNTAVLGGVALVAEAMVLADALGLDEETVRRSLAGGPLGGAVGRAFAEDVHFGTALAVKDVALATDSAELPAMRAVLEHYRRAAADPAVADGDIALAVGRIRRNQA, from the coding sequence ATGGAAAAGATCGCATTCCTCGGACTCGGTCACATGGGCGCGGCGATGGCGCGCCGACTCCTCGACGCCGGGCACCCGTTGACCGTCTGGAACCGGACCGCCGCGAAGGCGGACCCACTGGTCGCCGCCGGGGCCACGCTCGCCGCCTCCCCGGCCGATGCCGTCCGGGACGCCGATGTGGTGATCACCATGCTCGCCGGGCCCGCCGCGCTCGGCGAGGTCGCGGACGCCGTCGTGCCGCAGCTGCGCCCGGGCACCTACTGGGTGGAGATGTCGACGGTCGGCCCGGACGTGGTGAAGGAGCTGGCGGCCCGGCTGGGCGAGGGCGTACGGCTCGTCGACGCGCCGGTGGCCGGCAGCACGGACAAGGCGGCCGCCGGACAGCTCGGGATTCTCGCGGGCGGCGACGCGGCCGGTGTGGAACGGGTGCTCGCCCCTCTCGGCACGGTCACCCGCACCGGCCCGTCCGGGTCCGGCGCCGCGCTCAAACTCGTCGTGAACACCGCCGTCCTGGGCGGGGTCGCCCTCGTCGCCGAGGCCATGGTCCTCGCGGACGCGCTCGGCCTCGACGAGGAGACGGTGCGCCGCTCGCTCGCGGGCGGACCGCTCGGCGGCGCGGTCGGCCGTGCCTTCGCCGAGGACGTGCACTTCGGTACCGCGCTCGCGGTGAAGGACGTGGCCCTCGCCACGGACAGCGCCGAACTCCCCGCCATGCGGGCGGTGCTGGAGCACTACCGGCGGGCGGCGGCCGATCCCGCCGTCGCCGACGGGGACATCGCGCTGGCCGTCGGGCGCATCCGCCGGAATCAGGCCTGA
- a CDS encoding YrdB family protein, with protein MRAIKAANLGVLFLLELAVLVAAGYWGFSGERAAPVRWLLGLGAPAVLIALWALFGSPKSPRRTRGAVRAGFELLWFGAGAAASALAGAAGWAVALAAVCVISKTLAVVWRQ; from the coding sequence ATGAGGGCCATCAAGGCGGCGAACCTGGGCGTCCTCTTCCTGCTGGAGCTCGCCGTCCTCGTGGCCGCCGGGTACTGGGGGTTCAGCGGGGAGCGGGCGGCACCGGTGAGGTGGCTGCTCGGCCTCGGCGCCCCGGCCGTGCTGATCGCGCTCTGGGCGCTGTTCGGCTCCCCGAAGTCGCCCCGCAGGACCCGTGGCGCGGTCCGGGCCGGCTTCGAACTGCTCTGGTTCGGGGCGGGGGCGGCGGCCTCGGCCCTCGCCGGGGCCGCGGGCTGGGCCGTCGCGCTCGCGGCGGTCTGCGTGATCAGCAAGACACTGGCGGTCGTCTGGCGGCAGTGA
- a CDS encoding TetR/AcrR family transcriptional regulator, which translates to MPYGGAMTSRTRSEERRAEIVRAALEVIAERGYRGASMAAVAERVGLTQQGLLHHFPTKDTLLVAVLEERDQWDAVPDSRWRLDLLASLTEYNAMRPGIVQTFSALLGESVTEGHPAREFFTRRYAAVRASMAQLLRAEYGERLPSGLTPERAAPLLVAVMDGLQYQWLLDPESVDMPAAFRDFLVLLGEA; encoded by the coding sequence ATCCCGTACGGTGGCGCCATGACGAGCAGGACCAGGAGCGAGGAGCGGCGCGCGGAGATCGTCCGGGCGGCCCTGGAGGTGATCGCCGAACGCGGTTACCGGGGCGCGAGCATGGCCGCCGTCGCCGAGCGGGTGGGCCTCACCCAGCAGGGACTGCTGCACCACTTCCCGACCAAGGACACCCTGCTGGTCGCGGTGCTCGAGGAACGCGACCAGTGGGACGCCGTGCCCGACAGCCGGTGGCGGCTGGATCTGCTGGCCTCGCTCACCGAGTACAACGCGATGCGGCCCGGCATCGTGCAGACCTTCTCGGCGCTGCTCGGCGAGAGCGTCACGGAGGGGCATCCGGCGCGCGAGTTCTTCACCCGGCGGTATGCCGCCGTGCGCGCGAGCATGGCGCAGCTGCTGCGCGCCGAGTACGGGGAACGGCTGCCGAGCGGGCTCACGCCGGAGCGTGCCGCCCCGCTGCTGGTCGCCGTGATGGACGGGCTGCAGTACCAGTGGCTGCTGGACCCGGAGTCGGTGGACATGCCGGCCGCCTTCCGGGACTTCCTGGTGCTGCTGGGCGAGGCCTGA